GGTAGTCCATGGGGCCAAGGTCAGCGGGCAAGGCTGCGGCGGACTGGTATGCGTTCTGATGAAAGACGATGCGGATTCGAAGGAGGCCGCCAGGTCGGTGCTGGGAGCCTACGAAGAACGTAGCGGCAGACGGGCGCGGTGGATTCCCGCGGCGCCGGCCGGAAGCGCTGCCGTCGGGGCGGAGCTGATTCGGAGCTGAGCCGTCCTCCGGCCATCATTCATCGAGCTGGGCGAGAAAATCACCGAGTTCCATTTCGGCGTGCGAGTCTCCGACGTTCCGGGCGGCATGCAAGCCGGATTCGAGTACCGCGCGGGCATCCGCCGTTCGGCCCAATTCGGACAGAAGCTGGGCTTTCTGGAAGTACGCGGCTACGTAGTTTCGATCCAGCTCGATGACGCGGTCGAACTGGTGAAGGGCCGTGTCGGTTTCCCCATTCTTGAGCAGTTCCATGGCCAGGGCGAAGTTCAGAAAGACGTCCCCCGGTTCGGCCTGGAGCATTTTCTCGAGTTGATCACGTCTGGGCATCAGAATTTCCGAATCAAGAGAAGGAACCGCAACGTCGCAATGCCCGTCCAAAGCAACGGCGGTCAGCGGCCGCACTGTAGGAGGGGGCGGGCGGCGTGGTCAATGGGCGAATTTGATCGCCCAAATAACGCCGCATAGAATTGGGGCACTCGAGTACGTGATCGCCCAATGCACTGCATTCCCGCAGGGCGACGTGGAGTATCTTCCTTGAGCGAACAACCGACCTCTCCGAAGGAGACGATGGAGAAGCTGCTGGGCGGCATGGGCCAGCTCGGTGCTTCCGATCTTCACGTCAAAGTCCGCTACGCGCCTTATTACCGCATCGCCGGGCACCTGCGCAAGGTGGACATGGCGCCGCTGCCGGATACCCGCTTCGTCGAGGAGATGTTTCTCGAACTGGTACCCGAATCCCGTCGGGAGGAATTTGCCGCCGGTGACCTGGACTTTTCCACGCGCGGCCCGACAGGGGATCGTTTCCGGATCAATGTCTACCGCTCGATGGGCGAGCTGCATGCAGCGGTGCGCCGTGTGCAGAGCAACATTCCCTCGTTTGAAGACCTGCACCTGCCCAAGGTCTATTACGACACGATCACGAAGTGCTTCGAGGGGCTGATCCTGGTCAGCGGCGTGACCGGCTCGGGCAAGAGCAGCACGCTTGCGGCCATGCTCGAGTACATCAATCAGCATCGGGCGATGCACGTGATTACGGTGGAAGACCCGATCGAGTATGCCTTCACGCCGCGAAAGTCCATCATCGCCCAGCGCGAAATCGGCATTGACGTGCCCAACTACGAGGAAGCGATGCGCTTTGTCGTGCGGCAGGATCCGGACTGCATTCTGATCGGCGAGCTGCGAGACAAGAACACCATGCGCGCGGCGCTCCAGGCTGCGGAAACGGGACACCTCGTGCTGGGCTCGTTGCACGTTTCCGATGTGCAGCAGACGTTCGCCCGCATCCTGGAGTTCTTTCCCCGTGAAGAGCACCACTTCATCCGGTCTTCACTGGCCAACAGTCTCAAGGCGATCTTCTGCCAGCGCCTCCTTCCGGGTATCGACAAGGGAACGCGATTCCCGGCGACCGAGGTGCTGTTGAGCAACCCCATCGTGAAAGACAAGATCGTTCGTGAGGAAGACGGAGACCTGCCCGCCATCATCGCCCAGAGCGTGGACGACGGCATGCACAATTTCACGCTGTCGCTATGTGAACTCGTGGAAAAAGAGCTCGTCCATTACGACACGGCGATGGACTATGCCCCGAGCAGGGAATCGCTGGCTTCCGCAGTGAAGGGTATCAAGGCCGCCCACACCAGCCTGATTGGAAAGGTGCGTTCGCGGTCGACCTAGGCCGCTCTTATCCTCCGGTAAGCAAAGCCGACCAAAGCCAGCCCAGGTACGAGGAGTAACATCGTTGCGGGCTCCGGCACGACGGTCCGCGCACCCACCGGGCCGACCGCCGCCGGAGAGTTGCCGGCAGGGGCCGTTCGAGAGGTCAGCGAAGACGCCGCCGCGG
The window above is part of the Phycisphaerae bacterium genome. Proteins encoded here:
- a CDS encoding PilT/PilU family type 4a pilus ATPase, with protein sequence MSEQPTSPKETMEKLLGGMGQLGASDLHVKVRYAPYYRIAGHLRKVDMAPLPDTRFVEEMFLELVPESRREEFAAGDLDFSTRGPTGDRFRINVYRSMGELHAAVRRVQSNIPSFEDLHLPKVYYDTITKCFEGLILVSGVTGSGKSSTLAAMLEYINQHRAMHVITVEDPIEYAFTPRKSIIAQREIGIDVPNYEEAMRFVVRQDPDCILIGELRDKNTMRAALQAAETGHLVLGSLHVSDVQQTFARILEFFPREEHHFIRSSLANSLKAIFCQRLLPGIDKGTRFPATEVLLSNPIVKDKIVREEDGDLPAIIAQSVDDGMHNFTLSLCELVEKELVHYDTAMDYAPSRESLASAVKGIKAAHTSLIGKVRSRST
- a CDS encoding tetratricopeptide repeat protein, which codes for MPRRDQLEKMLQAEPGDVFLNFALAMELLKNGETDTALHQFDRVIELDRNYVAAYFQKAQLLSELGRTADARAVLESGLHAARNVGDSHAEMELGDFLAQLDE